In Citrus sinensis cultivar Valencia sweet orange chromosome 4, DVS_A1.0, whole genome shotgun sequence, one DNA window encodes the following:
- the LOC102606895 gene encoding 3-phosphoinositide-dependent protein kinase 2, which produces MLAMEKDFDSKLRIEGNNNSSTNCPTVQRSKSFAFRAPQEHFSIQDFELGKIYGVGSYSKVVRAKKIDTGTVYALKIMDKKFITKENKTAYVKLERIVLDQLDHPGVVRLFFTFQDTFSLYMALESCEGGELFDQITSKGHLSEDEARFYTAEVVDALEYIHSMGLIHRDIKPENLLLTADGHIKIADFGSVKPMQDSRITVLPNAASDDKACTFVGTAAYVPPEVLNSSPATFGNDLWALGCTLYQMLSGTSPFKDTSEWLIFQRIIARDIRFPNYFSDAARDLIDRLLDVDPSRRPGAGPGGYAVLKMHHFFKGIDWKNIRGQTPPKLASEPMVQSGEGDDVHDSSWNPSHIGDISAKINDGNGGASSSEGSITRLASIDSFDSKWQQFLDPGESVLMISMVKKLQKLTSKKVQLILTNKPKLIYVDPSKLVVKGNIIWSDNSNDLSIQVSSPSHFKIVTPKKVLSFEDAKQRASQWKKAIEALQNP; this is translated from the exons ATGTTGGCAATGGAGAAAGATTTTGATTCAAAGCTTAGAATTGAGGGcaataataattcatcaaCAAATTGTCCCACTGTGCAGAGATCCAAGAGCTTTGCTTTTAGGGCTCCTCAGGAGCATTTCAGTATTCAGGATTTTGAGCTGGGAAAGATCTATGGCGTTGGTTCTTATTCAAAG GTCGTCAGGGCGAAGAAAATTGATACCGGAACTGTATATGCCTTGAAGATCATggacaaaaaatttatcaccaaagaaaataaaacagcTTATGTGAAGTTGGAGCGCATTGTGCTTGATCAATTGGACCATCCTGGAGTTGTGAGGCTATTTTTTACATTTCAGGATACCTTTTCACTGT ACATGGCACTTGAATCCTGTGAAGGTGGagaactttttgaccaaaTAACCAGT AAAGGTCATTTGTCAGAAGATGAAGCTCGCTTTTACACCGCAGAAGTTGTAGATGCTCTTGAATACATACATAGTATGGGATTGATACATCGAGATATTAAG CCAGAGAACTTACTTCTTACAGCAGATGGACATATCAAAATTGCTGATTTTGGAAGTGTCAAGCCCATGCAAGACAGTCGAATAACAGTCCTCCCAAATGCAGCATCAG ACGATAAGGCGTGCACCTTTGTTGGGACAGCTGCATATGTCCCTCCAGAAGTCCTCAACTCTTCTCCTGCAACCTTTGG AAATGACCTCTGGGCCCTTGGCTGCACCTTGTACCAAATGCTTTCAGGAACTTCGCCTTTCAAAGATACGAGTGAATGGCTTatatttcaaagaattatCGCCAGGGATATAAGatttccaaattatttttcagacGCGGCTAGAGACCTCATTGATCGGTTATTG GATGTAGACCCCAGCAGGAGACCAGGTGCTGGGCCTGGTGGTTATGCAGTACTAAAGATGCATCATTTTTTCAAGGGAATTGACTGGAAGAATATACGAGGGCAAACCCCACCTAAACTTGCTTCGGAGCCAATG GTTCAATCAGGTGAAGGTGATGATGTTCATGATTCCTCCTGGAACCCTTCACACATTGGGGATATttcagcaaaaataaatgatggAAATGGTGGTGCTTCATCATCTGAAGGATCAATTACCAGGCTCGCTTCAATTGACTCTTTTGACTCAAAATG GCAACAATTTTTGGACCCTGGGGAGTCTGTTCTTATGATATCAATGGTgaagaaattacagaaactGACTAGCAAGAAGGTGCAGCTTATTCTCACCAACAAaccaaaattaatatatgtggACCCTTCAAAGCTCGTGGTGAAGGGAAACATTATTTGGTCGGATAATTCAAATGACCTCAGCATCCAAGTCTCAAGTCCGTCACATTTCAAGATTGTTACG CCAAAGAAGGTATTGTCATTTGAAGATGCAAAACAAAGAGCATCACAGTGGAAAAAGGCAATTGAGGCTCTACAAAACCCTTGA
- the LOC102631491 gene encoding glucosamine inositolphosphorylceramide transferase 1 yields MGSGQLNGNVNGNGNGNGGGGGGGGDGVTTTSGSSSNSNSSCYNNSWLCKWRWPQQQQQHVAKNNNNNNNNNSLKGGGGASFGGRRLVLSSSGYFFVVWCFVVYVFVGFLYGWLALKKPYTVAAGLSSFGCQEDSEGSWSIGVFFGNSPFSLKPIETANVWRDDSAAWPVANPIMTCASVSSAGFPSNFVADPFFYLQGNDLYLFYETKNSITMQGDIGVAKSVDKGATWQQLGIALDEDWHLSFPYVFDYHGQIYMMPESRAKGEVRLYRAVNFPLEWKLEKIIMKKPLVDPFMINHDGQYWLFGSDHSGFGTTQNGQLEIWYSSSPFGPWKPHKKNPIYNGDKSLGARNGGRPFVYDGNLYRVGQDCAESYGRRVRTFKVEILTKNEYKELEVPFVFEASNKGRNAWNGARYHHLDAQQLSSGEWIAVMDGDRALSGDSVQRYILGCASVAAVGILVVLLGLLLGAVKCIIPLNWCAQYSGKRSDSLLTWERESMLCSKVRRFCSRLNRSASYLQGKIKPNTSIGRLVLAVIFVAGVALTCTGVKFIYGGNGADEAYMWKGHYSQFTMLTMTFDARLWNLKMYVKHYSRCSSVKEIVVVWNKGEPPKLSDLDSAVPVRIRVEKQNSLNNRFKLDPLIKTRGVLELDDDIMMTCDDIERGFQVWRQHPDRIVGFYPRLVNGSPLRYRGEKYARRHKGYNMILTGAAFVDSQIAFNRYWSEQAKAGREFVDKFFNCEDVLLNYLYANASASKTVEYVRPAWAIDTSKFSGVAISRNTQVHYHKRSECLRKFAEMYGSFAGRKWEFGGRKDGWDL; encoded by the exons ATGGGTTCAGGTCAACTTAACGGCAACGTCAACGGTAACGGTAACGGTAACggtggaggaggaggaggaggaggggATGGTGTGACGACGACGAGCGGCAGCAGCAGTAACAGCAACAGCAGCTGTTATAATAACAGCTGGTTGTGTAAATGGCGTTGGCCGCAGCAACAGCAGCAACATGTTGccaagaataataataataataataataataatagtttaaaGGGCGGCGGTGGCGCCAGCTTCGGTGGTCGGAGGCTCGTGTTGTCGTCGTCgggttatttttttgttgtttggtgTTTTGTTGTGTACGTATTTGTTGGGTTCTTGTACGGATGGCTTGCTTTGAAGAAACCTTATACGGTTGCTGCTGGCTTGTCTTCTTTCGGTTGTCAAGAAGACAGTGAAGGTTCTTGGTCTATTGGTGTCTTCTTTGGCAACTCTCCTTTCTCCCTTAAGCCTATTGAAACT GCGAATGTATGGAGGGATGACAGTGCAGCGTGGCCAGTGGCTAATCCAATTATGACATGTGCTTCAGTTTCTTCTGCTGGGTTTCCTAGCAATTTTGTTGCTGATCCTTTCTTCTATCTTCag GGAAATGATCTTTACCTATTCTATGAAACCAAGAATTCAATCACAATGCAGGGGGATATTGGGGTTGCAAAAAGTGTTGATAAGGGAGCAACATGGCAGCAATTGGGCATAGCGCTGGATGAGGACTGGCATCTCTCTTTTCCATATGTTTTCGACTACCATGGCCAA ATATACATGATGCCTGAGAGCAGAGCGAAAGGGGAAGTTCGTCTTTATAGAGCAGTTAACTTTCCTTTGGAATGGAAACTGGAGAagattattatgaaaaagcCTCTTGTTGACCCCTTTATGATTAATCATGATGGACAATACTGGCTTTTTGGTTCCGATCACAGCGGCTTTGGAACCACACAGAATGGACAGCTAGAAATTTGGTATAGTAGCTCACCTTTTGGTCCATGGAAGCCACACAAAAAGAACCCTATTTACAATGGTGACAAAAGCTTGGGTGCTCGAAATGGAGGTCGGCCATTTGTATATGATGGAAATCTCTACCGCGTAGGTCAAGACTGTGCTGAATCATATGGGCGACGTGTGCGTACCTTCAAGGTAGAAATTCTTACCAAGAATGAGTATAAAGAACTTGAGGTTCCCTTTGTTTTTGAGGCCTCCAATAAGGGAAGAAATGCTTGGAATGGTGCTCGATACCATCACCTTGATGCGCAACAGCTAAGTTCTGGTGAGTGGATAGCGGTTATGGATGGGGATCGGGCGCTTTCAGGAGATTCAGTCCAGAGGTATATTCTTGGCTGCGCTTCTGTTGCAGCTGTTGGTATACTTGTTGTTTTATTAGGTCTGCTACTCGGTGCTGTGAAGTGCATCATACCCCTTAATTGGTGCGCTCAGTACTCAGGGAAGAGAAGTGATAGTTTGCTGACCTGGGAAAGGGAAAGTATGCTATGTTCAAAGGTCAGACGGTTTTGTAGCCGCTTAAATAGATCAGCTTCATATCTCCAAGGCAAGATAAAACCCAATACCAGCATTGGAAGATTGGTTCTGGCTGTGATATTTGTAGCTGGGGTTGCACTAACGTGCACGGGGGTTAAGTTTATCTATGGAGGCAATGGGGCAGATGAAGCTTACATGTGGAAAGGTCACTACTCTCAGTTCACAATGTTAACTATGACATTCGATGCTCGCCTCTGGaatttgaaaatgtatgtGAAGCATTACTCCAGGTGTTCTTCAGTGAAAGAGATTGTTGTTGTGTGGAATAAAGGGGAGCCTCCGAAGTTGAGTGATCTAGATTCAGCAGTTCCTGTGAGGATTAGAGTGGAGAAACAAAACTCACTGAACAATCGCTTTAAGCTGGATCCATTAATAAAGACTCGTGGAGTTCTTGAGCTTGACGATGATATTATGATGACTTGTGATGATATTGAACGGGGTTTTCAGGTATGGCGTCAACATCCAGATAGGATAGTCGGGTTCTACCCTCGTCTAGTCAATGGAAGCCCATTAAGGTATAGGGGTGAGAAATATGCCAGAAGACATAAAGGCTACAACATGATTCTTACTGGGGCAGCTTTTGTTGATAGTCAAATTGCTTTTAATAGATATTGGTCAGAGCAAGCCAAGGCAGGGAGGGAATTTGTTGACAAGTTTTTTAACTGCGAGGATGTGCTTCTGAATTATCTGTATGCAAATGCAAGTGCATCGAAGACTGTTGAATATGTGAGACCAGCCTGGGCTATAGATACATCAAAATTCTCTGGCGTAGCTATCAGCAGAAACACACAGGTGCACTACCATAAACGAAGCGAATGCCTGAGAAAATTTGCGGAGATGTATGGAAGTTTCGCTGGCCGAAAATGGGAATTCGGTGGAAGGAAGGACGGTTGGGATTTATAG